One genomic window of Cetobacterium somerae ATCC BAA-474 includes the following:
- a CDS encoding GNAT family N-acetyltransferase yields MKVIEVDAKNRELIKKIFDNELESFGVMGGADMWMIMSFIRYGKLYVLLNESNDLLSVAQYQGVLGKKEVFLYGFSTSLKERGKGYGKILLEESHNRLKELGMEKIYLTVDPANAKAIDMYKKAGYIIEELQKDEYGKGIDRYLMIKNLL; encoded by the coding sequence ATGAAAGTAATAGAAGTTGATGCAAAAAATAGAGAATTAATCAAAAAAATATTTGATAATGAACTTGAAAGTTTCGGTGTGATGGGTGGAGCTGACATGTGGATGATTATGAGCTTTATTCGATATGGAAAACTTTACGTGCTATTAAATGAAAGTAATGATTTGTTATCAGTTGCTCAATATCAAGGTGTGTTAGGAAAAAAAGAGGTTTTTTTATATGGATTTTCAACTTCTTTAAAGGAAAGAGGGAAGGGATATGGAAAGATACTTTTAGAAGAAAGTCATAATAGATTAAAAGAATTAGGTATGGAAAAAATATATCTAACAGTAGATCCTGCTAATGCTAAAGCTATAGATATGTATAAAAAAGCTGGTTATATAATAGAGGAACTACAAAAAGATGAATATGGAAAAGGAATTGATCGATATTTGATGATTAAAAATTTACTATGA